Proteins encoded together in one Mastomys coucha isolate ucsf_1 unplaced genomic scaffold, UCSF_Mcou_1 pScaffold16, whole genome shotgun sequence window:
- the Tchhl1 gene encoding trichohyalin-like protein 1, translating into MSRLLGGVFCIIEIFHKYAGEDGNDQATLTRTELRQLLEGEIGDFLQPHVFQALQRKLNLLDFDRDGTISFEEFLLAIFSLLNPSYFDISLLNSEPRLMSKSDKMDAVDFGAIAGSTQQVVGVGPTQERLIFPSEMASSGQPSNEEGEVGDEPMVSPCEDLKTHSLPRNVSEPNDPENQQPKGDAQGVTQNTPATEYDGVPLKRNTAVEVPKQNTSPTQEIPRERRQSDTKISDHMIPRPTEDEGCASTTQDPFLQEEEKAAESAHTDLPVVGATEKSSQTQEFFEPTDDTRLSETQETGKDADKISPETTNLEDPKADGRASESHGLPAQEREHETRDKSVKSQSRNVSETSSRGEWEEEWKEHERINRSTSPEAETQDEKYQEFPGSWRENDAKKGSAVQDPSSEEGNQNLPEIKEESVLGEEARHSEEDRVEAFAINKNSPAAEETLGTREKSEVLAPLEKQSQGKKQRAHDKPVRKEDYNEGEDPELSVTPSDEGFCETPNSLAPEVGKSSSEIAEPRVPGDSQGQVDHHGDAKQESHNNNPDAQKQGAAGESSREREEIVRSIQEDGHFPEEREQSAREKRDGLSSRTNGGPGAAVEPGEGGEVQEATAGSENRKSLEAEGSEAP; encoded by the exons ATGTCGAGGCTGCTGGGAGGTGTCTTCTGCATCATTGAGATATTCCACAAATATGCCGGTGAGGATGGCAACGACCAGGCAACACTGACCCGCACAGAGCTGAGACAGCTCCTTGAGGGAGAAATTGGGGACTTCCTTCAG CCACATGTCTTTCAGGCTTTGCAGAGAAAGTTGAACCTGCTGGATTTTGACAGAGATGGTACCATCAGTTTTGAGGAATTTCTTCTTGCAATCTTCAGCTTATTGAACCCTTCTTATTTTGACATATCATTACTAAATTCAGAACCAAGACTGATGTCTAAATCAGACAAGATGGATGCTGTGGATTTTGGGGCAATCGCTGGAAGCACTCAGCAGGTAGTAGGGGTTGGGCCAACTCAAGAAAGGCTCATATTTCCATCAGAAATGGCATCATCAGGTCAGCCCAGCAATGAAGAAGGTGAGGTAGGTGATGAGCCCATGGTGAGCCCATGTGAAGACCTTAAGACCCACAGCCTGCCAAGAAATGTGTCTGAGCCAAATGACCCTGAGAACCAACAGCCAAAAGGAGATGCTCAGGGAGTCACACAAAATACACCAGCAACAGAATATGATGGAGTCCCACTTAAGAGAAATACAGCAGTAGAAGTACCCAAACAGAACACCAGTCCAACACAGGAGATCCCAAGAGAAAGGAGGCAAAGTGACACCAAGATAAGTGACCATATGATACCGAGGCCAACTGAAGACGAGGGATGTGCTTCTACAACACAAGATCCATTCctgcaggaagaagaaaaagctgCTGAGTCAGCACACACTGATTTGCCAGTAGTAGGTGCTACCGAGAAATCATCTCAAACACAGGAATTTTTTGAGCCTACGGATGATACTAGACTATCTGAGACTCAAGAAACTGGAAAGGATGCTGACAAAATATCACCCGAAACCACAAATTTAGAGGATCCCAAGGCTGACGGTAGAGCATCTGAGAGCCACGGGTTGCCAGCacaagaaagagaacatgaaacAAGGGACAAGTCTGTCAAAAGCCAGAGCAGAAATGTTTCAGAAACATCTAGTAGAGGTGAATGGGAGGAGGAGTGGAAAGAACATGAAAGAATAAACAGATCCACATCACCAGAAGCTGAAACACAGGATGAGAAGTATCAAGAATTCCCAGGATCGTGGAGGGAAAACGATGCCAAAAAGGGCTCTGCCGTGCAAGATCCAagctctgaagaaggaaatcagaaTCTCCCTGAAATTAAGGAAGAATCTGTCTTAGGAGAAGAGGCAAGACACAGCGAGGAAGATAGAGTAGAGGCGTTTGCAATCAACAAAAACAGCCCTGCAGCTGAAGAGACACTGGGAACAAGAGAAAAGTCCGAAGTGCTGGCACCACTTGAGAAGCAATCTCAAGGAAAAAAGCAAAGGGCTCATGACAAGCCAGTCAGGAAGGAGGACTACAATGAGGGAGAAGATCCTGAGTTATCAGTTACACCAAGTGATGAGGGCTTTTGTGAAACTCCCAACAGCCTGGCTCCGGAGGTAGGTAAGAGCAGCTCAGAGATAGCTGAGCCACGTGTACCAGGGGATTCACAGGGTCAGGTAGACCACCACGGAGATGCTAAGCAAGAAAGTCACAATAACAACCCAGATGCCCAGAAGCAGGGAGCGGCAGGTGAGAGCAGCAGAGAGCGGGAGGAGATAGTGCGGTCAATCCAAGAAGATGGGCACTTCCCAGAGGAACGGGAACAGTCTGCCAGAGAGAAGCGTGATGGTCTCAGCTCAAGGACCAACGGAGGTCCAGGGGCAGCTGTGGAGCCTGGTGAAGGAGGGGAGGTACAGGAGGCTACAGCAGGGAGTGAAAACAGAAAATCCCTAGAGGCAGAGGGTTCAGAGGCCCCGTGA
- the Tchh gene encoding trichohyalin, translated as MSSLIRSIVDITEVFNQYASQSCDGASLSKKDLKNLLERELGDVLQRPHDPETVDLTLELLDRDCNGRVDFNEFLLFLFKMAQACYYALDQAAELGEKRALPSEKRNLSQDRRQEDQRRFEPRDRQLDEEPGRRSWQKRREQEERAEEQRLEQRDRQQREEEQRLQRRELQELEERLAEKEPLSRSKGRDAEEFSEVEEQQRRESQELKGKGQAEERRLQKRRQEELREPLLRREQESRREQELRREQELRQELRREQELNRRQEPRREQELRREQELRQELRREQELRREQELRQELRREQELRREQELRQRQERRREQELRQELRREQELAEEDEQTRIREPDESITQRWQWQLESEAEAHQNKVYSRPRRQEQRLRQELEERQLREREEQRRDLQRQRPAEETSQRNQWERPQRAEERLEQEQRFRDREEQRFREERLQRAELQDSLLEEEQRRRQEERREANRSRQLREESQRQRREEELREERLSQEERRQQRERQYRREEDLLQEEERLQQDEEQLQRERRRLQRERQYQEEDLQQEEERLQREEERLQRERRRLQQEKQYQEEDLQRLQDEDRRRDLKWQWQPRRENEVRSNRLFAKRREDEETTQQLEDSREQARRQDRRPLQDEEEEKRELEQERRRRQQRDRQILEEEQLQREHPREAKRREEKFQEEEQLQGDLRRRQQERDGKFLEEDRQLRKELEEQRRRQEREREFQEEEQRLQEREKELRQESDRKVREEQERHQQREEEQLRRQEQDRRFRREQEEEQQLRDRAVRREQERRLEREEEQQLRDRAVRREQERRLEREEEQQLRHRAFRQEREEEQLRDRAFRQEQERRLEREEEQLRDRAFRQEQERRQEREEEQQLRDRAFRQEEERRQEREEEQLRDRKIRREQERRQEREEEQLRDRAFRQEQERRQEREEEQQLRDRKIRREQERRQEREEEQLRDRAFRREREEEQLRDRAVRREQERRQEREEEQLRDRAVRREQERRQEREEEERRQQRDRTLRREEELRQELEEEQLRDRKIRREQERRLEREEEQQLRDRKIRREQELRRDRKFREEEERLQEREEEQLRGQERDRVRVEEQLRREREEEQRRRQERDRKLHREQELRQELEEEQLRDRKIRREQELRQEREEEEERRQQRDRTLRREEELRQELEEEQLRDRKIRREQELRRDRKFREEEERRQELQEEELRRQERDRKFREEQELRQELEEERLRDRKIRREQELRREREQEQRRRQEREEEQFRFEEQQRRRQEREQQLRQERDRRVLEEEDLRQDREASFRQEREGQQRRLQERDGRRFRDEVELRQERGEQPLRFQEREQQLRQERQERDRKFREVEELRQEEEQRRRQELDRKFREEKHLREEREEQQLRREKRDSQYPAEEQFARDKIRRQEQELRQEEEQRRRQERERKFQEEQIRRRQEEQRRRQILEPGTRQFANVPVRSSPLYEYIQEQRSQYRP; from the exons atgtcttcactTATAAGAAGCATTGTTGATATCACTGAAGTTTTCAATCAATATGCATCACAAAGTTGTGATGGAGCATCACTTAGCAAGAAAGACCTGAAAAACCTTCTTGAGAGAGAACTTGGAGATGTCCTTCAG AGACCACATGACCCTGAGACAGTAGACCTGACCCTAGAACTTCTGGATCGCGACTGCAACGGGCGTGTTGATTTCAACGAATTCCTCCTGTTCCTTTTCAAGATGGCTCAAGCTTGCTATTACGCTCTCGATCAGGCGGCAGAGCTAGGTGAGAAGAGAGCCCTGCCCAGTGAAAAGAGGAACCTGTCACAAGATCGCAGGCAAGAAGACCAAAGGAGATTCGAGCCCCGGGACAGACAACTGGACGAAGAGCCTGGGCGCCGAAGCTGGCAGAAGAGACGTGAGCAGGAGGAGCGCGCTgaggagcagaggctggagcaGCGCGATAGGCAGCAGCGCGAGGAAGAGCAGAGACTGCAAAGGCGAGAACTGCAAGAACTAGAAGAGCGCCTTGCAGAGAAGGAGCCCCTAAGCCGGAGTAAGGGTCGTGACGCAGAGGAGTTTTCTGAGGTAGAGGAACAGCAAAGGCGAGAGAGTCAGGAACTCAAGGGCAAGGGCCAAGCCGAAGAGAGAAGGCTGCAGAAGCGCAGGCAAGAAGAGCTACGCGAACCCCTGCTAAGGCGCGAGCAGGAGTCCAGGCGCGAACAAGAGCTAAGGCGcgagcaggagctgaggcaggaactgaggcgcGAGCAGGAGCTGAATCGAAGGCAGGAGCCGAGGCGCGAACAAGAGCTAAGGCGcgagcaggaactgaggcaggaactgaggcgcGAGCAGGAGCTAAGGCGcgagcaggagctgaggcaggaactgaggcgcGAACAAGAGCTAAGGCGcgagcaggagctgaggcagaggcaggagcggAGGCGcgagcaggagctgaggcaggagctgaggcgcGAGCAGGAGCTGGCTGAGGAGGACGAGCAGACGCGGATCCGGGAACCCGACGAGAGCATCACCCAGAGGTGGCAGTGGCAGCTCGAAAGCGAGGCAGAAGCCCATCAGAACAAGGTCTACTCTAGGCCTCGCAGACAGGAGCAGAGGCTTCGCCAGGAGCTGGAGGAGCGTCAGCTCCGGGAACGGGAGGAGCAACGCCGCGACCTCCAACGGCAGCGTCCCGCTGAGGAGACTAGCCAGCGCAACCAATGGGAGAGGCCGCAGCGGGCGGAGGAGCGCCTGGAGCAGGAGCAGCGGTTCCGAGACAGGGAGGAGCAGCGCTTCCGGGAGGAGAGGCTGCAACGagctgagctccaggacagcctccTAGAGGAAGAACAGAGGCGACGCCAGGAGGAACGCCGAGAGGCAAACAGGAGCCGGCAGCTACGGGAAGAAAGCCAGAGGCAGCGTAGGGAGGAAGAGCTACGCGAGGAGCGGCTGTCGCAAGAAGAGCGGCGCCAGCAGCGGGAGAGGCAATACCGCAGAGAGGAggatctgctgcaggaggaagagcGGCTGCAGCAGGACGAAGAGCAACTGCAGCGAGAAAGGAGGCGCCTGCAGCGGGAGAGGCAGTATCAGGAGGAGGACCTGCAACAGGAGGAAGAGCGGCTGCAGCGGGAGGAAGAGCGgctgcagagagaaaggaggcgCCTGCAGCAGGAGAAGCAGTATCAAGAGGAAGACCTGCAGCGGCTGCAGGACGAAGATCGGCGCAGGGATCTGAAGTGGCAGTGGCAGCCAAGGAGAGAAAACGAAGTTCGTAGTAACAGGCTCTTCGCCAAACGCAGGGAGGATGAGGAGACGACCCAGCAGCTGGAAGATTCTCGGGAGCAAGCGAGACGTCAGGATCGGCGGCCTCTGCAGGacgaagaggaagagaagagagagctggAGCAGGAGAGGAGGCGCCGACAGCAGCGCGACCGTCAGATCCTAGAGGAAGAGCAGCTTCAGCGAGAGCACCCACGGGAAGCCAAAAGACGAGAGGAGAAGTTCCAGGAGGAAGAACAGCTCCAGGGAGACCTGAGAAGACGGCAACAGGAGAGGGATGGCAAATTCCTTGAGGAAGACAGGCAGCTGCGGAAGGAACTGGAAGAACAGAGGCGGCGTCAAGAACGAGAGAGAGAATTCCAAGAGGAGGAGCAGCGCCTCCAAGAACGTGAGAAAGAACTCCGGCAGGAGAGCGACAGAAAAGTCCGTGAGGAACAAGAGCGCCACCAGCAGCGtgaggaagagcagctgaggcgtCAGGAACAGGACCGAAGATTCCGCCGGGAAcaagaggaggagcagcagctgcGGGACAGAGCAGTCCGCCGGGAGCAAGAACGCCGCCTGGAGCGtgaggaagagcagcagctgcGGGACAGAGCAGTCCGCCGGGAGCAAGAACGCCGCCTGGAGCGTGAGGAAGAGCAGCAGCTACGGCACAGAGCATTCCGTCAGGAGCGtgaggaagagcagctgagggACAGAGCATTCCGCCAGGAGCAAGAGCGCCGCCTGGAGCGTGAGGAAGAACAGCTGAGGGACAGAGCATTCCGCCAGGAACAAGAACGCCGCCAGGAACGcgaggaggagcagcagctgcGGGACAGAGCATTCCGCCAGGAAGAAGAACGCCGCCAGGAACGTGAGGAAGAGCAGCTGCGGGACAGAAAGATCCGCCGGGAACAAGAACGCCGCCAGGAACGCGAGGAGGAGCAGCTGAGGGACAGAGCATTCCGGCAGGAACAAGAGCGCCGCCAGGAACGcgaggaggagcagcagctgcGGGACAGAAAGATCCGCCGGGAACAAGAACGCCGTCAGGAACGCGAGGAAGAGCAGCTGCGGGACAGAGCATTCCGCCGGGAACGCGAGGAGGAGCAGCTGAGGGACAGAGCAGTCCGCCGGGAACAAGAACGCCGCCAGGAACGCGAGGAGGAGCAGCTGCGGGACAGAGCAGTCCGCCGGGAACAAGAACGCCGCCAGGAGCGCGAGGAAGAGGAGCGCCGCCAGCAGCGTGACAGAACCTTACGCCGGGAAGAGGAGCTCCGCCAGGAACTCGAGGAAGAGCAGCTGCGGGACAGAAAGATCCGCCGGGAACAAGAACGCCGCCTGGAGCGtgaggaggagcagcagctgcGGGACAGAAAGATCCGCCGAGAGCAAGAGCTCAGACGCGACAGAAAATTCCGTGAGGAAGAAGAGCGCCTCCAGGAACGGGAGGAAGAGCAGCTGCGTGGCCAAGAGCGGGACCGCGTGAGGGTGGAGGAGCAGCTTCGCCGAGAGCGCGAGGAAGAGCAGCGGCGCCGCCAGGAACGTGACAGAAAATTACACCGGGAACAAGAGCTCCGCCAGGAACTCGAGGAAGAGCAGCTGCGGGACAGAAAGATCCGCCGGGAACAAGAGCTCCGTCAGGAgcgcgaggaggaggaggagcgccGCCAGCAGCGTGACAGGACCTTACGCCGGGAAGAGGAGCTCCGCCAGGAACTCGAGGAAGAGCAGCTGCGGGACAGAAAGATCCGCCGGGAACAAGAGCTCAGGCGCGACAGAAAATTCCGCGAGGAAGAAGAGCGCCGCCAGGAACTCCAGGAAGAGGAGCTAAGGCGCCAGGAACGTGACCGAAAATTCCGTGAGGAACAAGAGCTCCGCCAGGAACTGGAGGAAGAGCGGCTGAGGGACAGAAAGATCCGCCGGGAGCAAGAGCTCCGCCGGGAGCGCGAGCAAGAGCAGCGGCGCCGCCAGGAGCGCGAGGAAGAGCAATTTCGCTTTGAGGAGCAGCAGCGGCGCCGCCAAGAACGCGAGCAACAGTTAAGACAGGAGCGCGACAGGAGAGTCCTTGAGGAAGAAGACCTCCGTCAAGACAGAGAAGCTTCCTTCCGCCAGGAAAGAGAGGGACAGCAGCGTCGTCTCCAGGAGCGCGACGGCAGAAGATTCCGTGACGAAGTAGAGCTCAGGCAAGAAAGGGGAGAGCAGCCGCTGCGTTTCCAGGAACGGGAGCAACAGCTTCGCCAGGAGCGCCAAGAGCGTGACAGAAAATTCCGTGAGGTAGAAGAGCTTCGCCAGGAAGAAGAGCAGCGCCGCCGCCAGGAGCTCGACAGGAAATTCCGGGAAGAGAAACACCTGCGCGAGGAGCGCGAGGAACAGCAGTTGCGCAGGGAGAAGCGAGATAGTCAGTACCCGGCTGAGGAGCAGTTTGCCAGGGACAAGATTCGTCGCCAGGAACAAGAACTACGTCAAGAAGAGGAACAAAGACGTCGCCAAGAGCGGGAGAGGAAATTCCAAGAAGAGCAGATCCGTCGTAGGCAAGAGGAGCAGAGGCGCCGCCAAATCCTGGAGCCTGGCACACGCCAGTTTGCCAATGTCCCAGTGCGTTCCAGCCCTCTCTATGAGTACATCCAAGAGCAGAGGTCTCAATACCGCCCTTAA